Proteins encoded together in one Astatotilapia calliptera chromosome 7, fAstCal1.2, whole genome shotgun sequence window:
- the tmem230a gene encoding transmembrane protein 230a codes for MMTTRSNMLTAGISNNKVKYSRLAADDDGYIDLQFKKPPPKIPYKAIALAIFLFLIGSLLIIFGALLLAEIIPVEHPDRTIPVIIIGILVFLPGFYHLRIAYYAAKGYRGYSYDDIPDFGD; via the exons ATGATGACAACTAGAAGCAACATGCTCACTGCTGGAATATCTAACAATAAGGTCAAATACTCACGGCTGGCTGCTGATGATGATGGTTACATAGACTTACAG TTCAAGAAACCCCCTCCAAAGATCCCATACAAGGCGATTGCACTGGCAATATTCCTGTTTCTGATTGGCTCTTTACTAATTATCTTTGGGGCCCTTCTTCTGGCAGAAATCATACCGGTTGAG CATCCCGACCGCACTATTCCTGTCATCATCATAGGGATACTCGTTTTTCTTCCGGGATTTTACCATTTGAGAATCGCCTACTATGCTGCAAAGGGTTACCGGGGTTACTCCTATGATGACATCCCAGACTTTGGCGACTGA